A DNA window from Jaculus jaculus isolate mJacJac1 chromosome 1, mJacJac1.mat.Y.cur, whole genome shotgun sequence contains the following coding sequences:
- the Clcn3 gene encoding H(+)/Cl(-) exchange transporter 3 isoform X3 — protein MESEQLFHRGYYRNSYNSITSASSDEELLDGAGVIMDFQTSEDDNLLDGDTAVGTHYTMTNGGSINSSTHLLDLLDEPIPGVGTYDDFHTIDWVREKCKDRERHRRINSKKKESAWEMTKSLYDAWSGWLVVTLTGLASGALAGLIDIAADWMTDLKEGICLSALWYNHEQCCWGSNETTFEERDKCPQWKTWAELIIGQAEGPGSYIMNYIMYIFWALSFAFLAVSLVKVFAPYACGSGIPEIKTILSGFIIRGYLGKWTLMIKTITLVLAVASGLSLGKEGPLVHVACCCGNIFSYLFPKYSTNEAKKREVLSAASAAGVSVAFGAPIGGVLFSLEEVSYYFPLKTLWRSFFAALVAAFVLRSINPFGNSRLVLFYVEYHTPWYLFELFPFILLGVFGGLWGAFFIRANIAWCRRRKSTKFGKYPVLEVIIVAAITAVIAFPNPYTRLNTSELIKELFTDCGPLESSSLCDYRNDMNASKIVDDIPDRPAGVGVYSAIWQLCLALIFKIIMTVFTFGIKVPSGLFIPSMAIGAIAGRIVGIAVEQLAYYHHDWFIFKEWCEVGADCITPGLYAMVGAAACLGGVTRMTVSLVVIVFELTGGLEYIVPLMAAVMTSKWVGDAFGREGIYEAHIRLNGYPFLDAKEEFTHTTLAADVMRPRRNDPPLAVLTQDNMTVDDIENMINETSYNGFPVIMSKESQRLVGFALRRDLTIAIESARKKQEGIVGSSRVCFAQHTPSLPAESPRPLKLRSILDMSPFTVTDHTPMEIVVDIFRKLGLRQCLVTHNGIVLGIITKKNILEHLEQLKQHVEPLVTRCIRSPH, from the exons GAACTCATTATACAATGACAAATGGAGGCAGCATTAACAGTTCTACACATTTACTGGACCTTTTGGACGAACCAATTCCAGGTGTTGGTACATATGATGATTTTCATACTATTGACTGGGTGCGAGAGAAatgcaaagacagagaaaggcataGACGG AtcaacagcaaaaagaaagaatcagCATGGGAAATGACAAAAAGTTTGTATGATGCATGGTCAGGATGGCTTGTGGTAACACTAACAGGACTGGCATCAg GGGCGCTAGCCGGCTTAATAGACATTGCTGCTGACTGGATGACTGATCTAAAGGAGGGCATTTGTCTTAGTGCGTTGTGGTACAACCATGAACAGTGCTGTTGGGGATCAAATGAAACAACATTTGAAGAGAGGGATAAGTGTCCACAGTGGAAAACATGGGCAGAGCTAATCATAGGTCAAGCAGAG GGCCCTGGGTCTTACATCATGAACTACATAATGTACATCTTCTGGGCTTTGAGTTTTGCCTTTCTTGCTGTATCTCTGGTAAAGGTATTTGCTCCATATgcctgtggctctggcattccaGAG attaaaactattttgagtggATTTATCATCAGAGGCTACCTGGGAAAATGGACTTTAATGATTAAAACCATCACGTTGGTACTGGCTGTGGCATCAGGTTTGAGTTTAGGAAAAGAAGGTCCCTTGGTACATGTTGCCTGTTGCTGTGGAAATATTTTTTCCTACCTCTTTCCAAAGTATAGCACAAATGAAGCAAAAAAGAGGGAG GTGCTGTCAGCTGCCTCAGCTGCAGGTGTTTCTGTAGCCTTTGGTGCACCAATTGGAGGAGTTCTCTTTAGTCTAGAGGAG gtTAGCTATTACTTTCCTCTCAAAACTTTATGGAGATCATTTTTTGCTGCTTTAGTGGCTGCATTTGTTTTGAGATCCATCAATCCATTTGGTAACAGCCGCCTGGTCCTTTTTTATGTGGAGTATCATACACCATGGTACCTTTTTGAACTATTCCCTTTTATTCTCCTAGGAGTATTTGGAGGGCTTTGGGGAGCCTTTTTTATTAGGGCAAATATTGCCTGGTGTCGTCGACGCAAATCCACCAAATTTGGAAAGTATCCTGTTCTTGAAGTCATTATTGTTGCAGCCATCACTGCTGTGATAGCCTTCCCTAACCCATACACTAGGCTCAACACCAGTGAACTAATTAAAGAGCTTTTTACAGATTGTGGTCCCCTGGAATCCTCTTCTCTTTGTGACTACAGAAATGACATGAATGCCAGTAAAATTGTCGACGACATTCCTGATCGTCCAGCGGGCGTTGGAGTGTACTCGGCTATCTGGCAACTTTGCTTAGCACTCATATTTAAAATCATAATGACAGTGTTCACTTTTGGGATCAAG GTCCCATCAGGCTTGTTCATCCCCAGCATGGCTATTGGAGCAATCGCGGGGAGGATTGTGGGGATTGCCGTGGAGCAGCTTGCCTACTATCACCATGACTGGTTTATCTTCAAGGAGTGGTGTGAGGTCGGGGCTGACTGCATCACACCTGGTCTTTATGCCATGGTTGGTGCTGCTGCATGCCTAG GTGGTGTGACAAGAATGACTGTCTCCCTGGTGGTTATTGTTTTTGAGCTTACTGGAGGCTTGGAATACATTGTTCCCCTCATGGCTGCAGTAATGACCAGTAAATGGGTTGGTGATGCCTTTGGTAGGGAAGGCATTTATGAAGCACACATCCGGTTAAATGGATACCCTTTCCTGGATGCAAAAGAAGAATTCACTCATACCACTCTGGCTGCTGATGTCATGAGACCTAGAAGGAATGACCCTCCCTTAGCTGTCTTGACACAGGACAATATGACAGTAGATGACATAGAAAACATGATTAATGAAACCAGCTACAATGGCTTTCCTGTCATAATGTCAAAGGAATCTCAGAGATTAGTGGGATTTGCTCTCAGAAGAGACCTGACAATTGCAATAG AAAGCGccagaaagaaacaagaaggcaTCGTCGGCAGCTCTAGGGTGTGTTTTGCACAGCATACCCCATCGCTTCCAGCAGAAAGTCCTCGGCCACTGAAACTTCGAAGCATCCTGGACATGAGCCCTTTTACAGTGACAGACCATACCCCAATGGAGATTGTGGTGGACATCTTCCGAAAGTTGGGGCTGAGGCAGTGCCTTGTAACTCACAACGG GATTGTCTTGGGGATCATCACTAAGAAGAACATTTTAGAGCATCTCGAGCAACTAAAGCAGCACGTGGAGCCCTTGGTGACTAGATGTATCAGATCTCCTCACTAG
- the Clcn3 gene encoding H(+)/Cl(-) exchange transporter 3 isoform X4: protein MESEQLFHRGYYRNSYNSITSASSDEELLDGAGVIMDFQTSEDDNLLDGDTAVGTHYTMTNGGSINSSTHLLDLLDEPIPGVGTYDDFHTIDWVREKCKDRERHRRINSKKKESAWEMTKSLYDAWSGWLVVTLTGLASGALAGLIDIAADWMTDLKEGICLSALWYNHEQCCWGSNETTFEERDKCPQWKTWAELIIGQAEGPGSYIMNYIMYIFWALSFAFLAVSLVKVFAPYACGSGIPEIKTILSGFIIRGYLGKWTLMIKTITLVLAVASGLSLGKEGPLVHVACCCGNIFSYLFPKYSTNEAKKREVLSAASAAGVSVAFGAPIGGVLFSLEEVSYYFPLKTLWRSFFAALVAAFVLRSINPFGNSRLVLFYVEYHTPWYLFELFPFILLGVFGGLWGAFFIRANIAWCRRRKSTKFGKYPVLEVIIVAAITAVIAFPNPYTRLNTSELIKELFTDCGPLESSSLCDYRNDMNASKIVDDIPDRPAGVGVYSAIWQLCLALIFKIIMTVFTFGIKVPSGLFIPSMAIGAIAGRIVGIAVEQLAYYHHDWFIFKEWCEVGADCITPGLYAMVGAAACLGGVTRMTVSLVVIVFELTGGLEYIVPLMAAVMTSKWVGDAFGREGIYEAHIRLNGYPFLDAKEEFTHTTLAADVMRPRRNDPPLAVLTQDNMTVDDIENMINETSYNGFPVIMSKESQRLVGFALRRDLTIAIESARKKQEGIVGSSRVCFAQHTPSLPAESPRPLKLRSILDMSPFTVTDHTPMEIVVDIFRKLGLRQCLVTHNGRLLGIITKKDILRHMAQTANQDPASIMFN, encoded by the exons GAACTCATTATACAATGACAAATGGAGGCAGCATTAACAGTTCTACACATTTACTGGACCTTTTGGACGAACCAATTCCAGGTGTTGGTACATATGATGATTTTCATACTATTGACTGGGTGCGAGAGAAatgcaaagacagagaaaggcataGACGG AtcaacagcaaaaagaaagaatcagCATGGGAAATGACAAAAAGTTTGTATGATGCATGGTCAGGATGGCTTGTGGTAACACTAACAGGACTGGCATCAg GGGCGCTAGCCGGCTTAATAGACATTGCTGCTGACTGGATGACTGATCTAAAGGAGGGCATTTGTCTTAGTGCGTTGTGGTACAACCATGAACAGTGCTGTTGGGGATCAAATGAAACAACATTTGAAGAGAGGGATAAGTGTCCACAGTGGAAAACATGGGCAGAGCTAATCATAGGTCAAGCAGAG GGCCCTGGGTCTTACATCATGAACTACATAATGTACATCTTCTGGGCTTTGAGTTTTGCCTTTCTTGCTGTATCTCTGGTAAAGGTATTTGCTCCATATgcctgtggctctggcattccaGAG attaaaactattttgagtggATTTATCATCAGAGGCTACCTGGGAAAATGGACTTTAATGATTAAAACCATCACGTTGGTACTGGCTGTGGCATCAGGTTTGAGTTTAGGAAAAGAAGGTCCCTTGGTACATGTTGCCTGTTGCTGTGGAAATATTTTTTCCTACCTCTTTCCAAAGTATAGCACAAATGAAGCAAAAAAGAGGGAG GTGCTGTCAGCTGCCTCAGCTGCAGGTGTTTCTGTAGCCTTTGGTGCACCAATTGGAGGAGTTCTCTTTAGTCTAGAGGAG gtTAGCTATTACTTTCCTCTCAAAACTTTATGGAGATCATTTTTTGCTGCTTTAGTGGCTGCATTTGTTTTGAGATCCATCAATCCATTTGGTAACAGCCGCCTGGTCCTTTTTTATGTGGAGTATCATACACCATGGTACCTTTTTGAACTATTCCCTTTTATTCTCCTAGGAGTATTTGGAGGGCTTTGGGGAGCCTTTTTTATTAGGGCAAATATTGCCTGGTGTCGTCGACGCAAATCCACCAAATTTGGAAAGTATCCTGTTCTTGAAGTCATTATTGTTGCAGCCATCACTGCTGTGATAGCCTTCCCTAACCCATACACTAGGCTCAACACCAGTGAACTAATTAAAGAGCTTTTTACAGATTGTGGTCCCCTGGAATCCTCTTCTCTTTGTGACTACAGAAATGACATGAATGCCAGTAAAATTGTCGACGACATTCCTGATCGTCCAGCGGGCGTTGGAGTGTACTCGGCTATCTGGCAACTTTGCTTAGCACTCATATTTAAAATCATAATGACAGTGTTCACTTTTGGGATCAAG GTCCCATCAGGCTTGTTCATCCCCAGCATGGCTATTGGAGCAATCGCGGGGAGGATTGTGGGGATTGCCGTGGAGCAGCTTGCCTACTATCACCATGACTGGTTTATCTTCAAGGAGTGGTGTGAGGTCGGGGCTGACTGCATCACACCTGGTCTTTATGCCATGGTTGGTGCTGCTGCATGCCTAG GTGGTGTGACAAGAATGACTGTCTCCCTGGTGGTTATTGTTTTTGAGCTTACTGGAGGCTTGGAATACATTGTTCCCCTCATGGCTGCAGTAATGACCAGTAAATGGGTTGGTGATGCCTTTGGTAGGGAAGGCATTTATGAAGCACACATCCGGTTAAATGGATACCCTTTCCTGGATGCAAAAGAAGAATTCACTCATACCACTCTGGCTGCTGATGTCATGAGACCTAGAAGGAATGACCCTCCCTTAGCTGTCTTGACACAGGACAATATGACAGTAGATGACATAGAAAACATGATTAATGAAACCAGCTACAATGGCTTTCCTGTCATAATGTCAAAGGAATCTCAGAGATTAGTGGGATTTGCTCTCAGAAGAGACCTGACAATTGCAATAG AAAGCGccagaaagaaacaagaaggcaTCGTCGGCAGCTCTAGGGTGTGTTTTGCACAGCATACCCCATCGCTTCCAGCAGAAAGTCCTCGGCCACTGAAACTTCGAAGCATCCTGGACATGAGCCCTTTTACAGTGACAGACCATACCCCAATGGAGATTGTGGTGGACATCTTCCGAAAGTTGGGGCTGAGGCAGTGCCTTGTAACTCACAACGG GCGCCTCCTTGGCATTATAACAAAAAAAGATATCCTCCGTCATATGGCCCAGACGGCAAACCAAGACCCCGCATCAATAATGTTCAACTGA
- the Clcn3 gene encoding H(+)/Cl(-) exchange transporter 3 isoform X1, with protein sequence MESEQLFHRGYYRNSYNSITSASSDEELLDGAGVIMDFQTSEDDNLLDGDTAVGTHYTMTNGGSINSSTHLLDLLDEPIPGVGTYDDFHTIDWVREKCKDRERHRRINSKKKESAWEMTKSLYDAWSGWLVVTLTGLASGALAGLIDIAADWMTDLKEGICLSALWYNHEQCCWGSNETTFEERDKCPQWKTWAELIIGQAEGPGSYIMNYIMYIFWALSFAFLAVSLVKVFAPYACGSGIPEIKTILSGFIIRGYLGKWTLMIKTITLVLAVASGLSLGKEGPLVHVACCCGNIFSYLFPKYSTNEAKKREVLSAASAAGVSVAFGAPIGGVLFSLEEVSYYFPLKTLWRSFFAALVAAFVLRSINPFGNSRLVLFYVEYHTPWYLFELFPFILLGVFGGLWGAFFIRANIAWCRRRKSTKFGKYPVLEVIIVAAITAVIAFPNPYTRLNTSELIKELFTDCGPLESSSLCDYRNDMNASKIVDDIPDRPAGVGVYSAIWQLCLALIFKIIMTVFTFGIKVPSGLFIPSMAIGAIAGRIVGIAVEQLAYYHHDWFIFKEWCEVGADCITPGLYAMVGAAACLGGVTRMTVSLVVIVFELTGGLEYIVPLMAAVMTSKWVGDAFGREGIYEAHIRLNGYPFLDAKEEFTHTTLAADVMRPRRNDPPLAVLTQDNMTVDDIENMINETSYNGFPVIMSKESQRLVGFALRRDLTIAIESARKKQEGIVGSSRVCFAQHTPSLPAESPRPLKLRSILDMSPFTVTDHTPMEIVVDIFRKLGLRQCLVTHNGIVLGIITKKNILEHLEQLKQHVEPLAPPWHYNKKRYPPSYGPDGKPRPRINNVQLNSIDEEREETEEEVRLLSSTTL encoded by the exons GAACTCATTATACAATGACAAATGGAGGCAGCATTAACAGTTCTACACATTTACTGGACCTTTTGGACGAACCAATTCCAGGTGTTGGTACATATGATGATTTTCATACTATTGACTGGGTGCGAGAGAAatgcaaagacagagaaaggcataGACGG AtcaacagcaaaaagaaagaatcagCATGGGAAATGACAAAAAGTTTGTATGATGCATGGTCAGGATGGCTTGTGGTAACACTAACAGGACTGGCATCAg GGGCGCTAGCCGGCTTAATAGACATTGCTGCTGACTGGATGACTGATCTAAAGGAGGGCATTTGTCTTAGTGCGTTGTGGTACAACCATGAACAGTGCTGTTGGGGATCAAATGAAACAACATTTGAAGAGAGGGATAAGTGTCCACAGTGGAAAACATGGGCAGAGCTAATCATAGGTCAAGCAGAG GGCCCTGGGTCTTACATCATGAACTACATAATGTACATCTTCTGGGCTTTGAGTTTTGCCTTTCTTGCTGTATCTCTGGTAAAGGTATTTGCTCCATATgcctgtggctctggcattccaGAG attaaaactattttgagtggATTTATCATCAGAGGCTACCTGGGAAAATGGACTTTAATGATTAAAACCATCACGTTGGTACTGGCTGTGGCATCAGGTTTGAGTTTAGGAAAAGAAGGTCCCTTGGTACATGTTGCCTGTTGCTGTGGAAATATTTTTTCCTACCTCTTTCCAAAGTATAGCACAAATGAAGCAAAAAAGAGGGAG GTGCTGTCAGCTGCCTCAGCTGCAGGTGTTTCTGTAGCCTTTGGTGCACCAATTGGAGGAGTTCTCTTTAGTCTAGAGGAG gtTAGCTATTACTTTCCTCTCAAAACTTTATGGAGATCATTTTTTGCTGCTTTAGTGGCTGCATTTGTTTTGAGATCCATCAATCCATTTGGTAACAGCCGCCTGGTCCTTTTTTATGTGGAGTATCATACACCATGGTACCTTTTTGAACTATTCCCTTTTATTCTCCTAGGAGTATTTGGAGGGCTTTGGGGAGCCTTTTTTATTAGGGCAAATATTGCCTGGTGTCGTCGACGCAAATCCACCAAATTTGGAAAGTATCCTGTTCTTGAAGTCATTATTGTTGCAGCCATCACTGCTGTGATAGCCTTCCCTAACCCATACACTAGGCTCAACACCAGTGAACTAATTAAAGAGCTTTTTACAGATTGTGGTCCCCTGGAATCCTCTTCTCTTTGTGACTACAGAAATGACATGAATGCCAGTAAAATTGTCGACGACATTCCTGATCGTCCAGCGGGCGTTGGAGTGTACTCGGCTATCTGGCAACTTTGCTTAGCACTCATATTTAAAATCATAATGACAGTGTTCACTTTTGGGATCAAG GTCCCATCAGGCTTGTTCATCCCCAGCATGGCTATTGGAGCAATCGCGGGGAGGATTGTGGGGATTGCCGTGGAGCAGCTTGCCTACTATCACCATGACTGGTTTATCTTCAAGGAGTGGTGTGAGGTCGGGGCTGACTGCATCACACCTGGTCTTTATGCCATGGTTGGTGCTGCTGCATGCCTAG GTGGTGTGACAAGAATGACTGTCTCCCTGGTGGTTATTGTTTTTGAGCTTACTGGAGGCTTGGAATACATTGTTCCCCTCATGGCTGCAGTAATGACCAGTAAATGGGTTGGTGATGCCTTTGGTAGGGAAGGCATTTATGAAGCACACATCCGGTTAAATGGATACCCTTTCCTGGATGCAAAAGAAGAATTCACTCATACCACTCTGGCTGCTGATGTCATGAGACCTAGAAGGAATGACCCTCCCTTAGCTGTCTTGACACAGGACAATATGACAGTAGATGACATAGAAAACATGATTAATGAAACCAGCTACAATGGCTTTCCTGTCATAATGTCAAAGGAATCTCAGAGATTAGTGGGATTTGCTCTCAGAAGAGACCTGACAATTGCAATAG AAAGCGccagaaagaaacaagaaggcaTCGTCGGCAGCTCTAGGGTGTGTTTTGCACAGCATACCCCATCGCTTCCAGCAGAAAGTCCTCGGCCACTGAAACTTCGAAGCATCCTGGACATGAGCCCTTTTACAGTGACAGACCATACCCCAATGGAGATTGTGGTGGACATCTTCCGAAAGTTGGGGCTGAGGCAGTGCCTTGTAACTCACAACGG GATTGTCTTGGGGATCATCACTAAGAAGAACATTTTAGAGCATCTCGAGCAACTAAAGCAGCACGTGGAGCCCTTG GCGCCTCCTTGGCATTATAACAAAAAAAGATATCCTCCGTCATATGGCCCAGACGGCAAACCAAGACCCCGCATCAATAATGTTCAACTGAATTCcatagatgaagagagagaagaaacagaagaggAAGTTCGTCTGTTGAGTAGCACAACTCTTTAA
- the Clcn3 gene encoding H(+)/Cl(-) exchange transporter 3 isoform X2 — MDAASDPYLPYDGGGDSIPLRELHKRGTHYTMTNGGSINSSTHLLDLLDEPIPGVGTYDDFHTIDWVREKCKDRERHRRINSKKKESAWEMTKSLYDAWSGWLVVTLTGLASGALAGLIDIAADWMTDLKEGICLSALWYNHEQCCWGSNETTFEERDKCPQWKTWAELIIGQAEGPGSYIMNYIMYIFWALSFAFLAVSLVKVFAPYACGSGIPEIKTILSGFIIRGYLGKWTLMIKTITLVLAVASGLSLGKEGPLVHVACCCGNIFSYLFPKYSTNEAKKREVLSAASAAGVSVAFGAPIGGVLFSLEEVSYYFPLKTLWRSFFAALVAAFVLRSINPFGNSRLVLFYVEYHTPWYLFELFPFILLGVFGGLWGAFFIRANIAWCRRRKSTKFGKYPVLEVIIVAAITAVIAFPNPYTRLNTSELIKELFTDCGPLESSSLCDYRNDMNASKIVDDIPDRPAGVGVYSAIWQLCLALIFKIIMTVFTFGIKVPSGLFIPSMAIGAIAGRIVGIAVEQLAYYHHDWFIFKEWCEVGADCITPGLYAMVGAAACLGGVTRMTVSLVVIVFELTGGLEYIVPLMAAVMTSKWVGDAFGREGIYEAHIRLNGYPFLDAKEEFTHTTLAADVMRPRRNDPPLAVLTQDNMTVDDIENMINETSYNGFPVIMSKESQRLVGFALRRDLTIAIESARKKQEGIVGSSRVCFAQHTPSLPAESPRPLKLRSILDMSPFTVTDHTPMEIVVDIFRKLGLRQCLVTHNGIVLGIITKKNILEHLEQLKQHVEPLAPPWHYNKKRYPPSYGPDGKPRPRINNVQLNSIDEEREETEEEVRLLSSTTL, encoded by the exons GAACTCATTATACAATGACAAATGGAGGCAGCATTAACAGTTCTACACATTTACTGGACCTTTTGGACGAACCAATTCCAGGTGTTGGTACATATGATGATTTTCATACTATTGACTGGGTGCGAGAGAAatgcaaagacagagaaaggcataGACGG AtcaacagcaaaaagaaagaatcagCATGGGAAATGACAAAAAGTTTGTATGATGCATGGTCAGGATGGCTTGTGGTAACACTAACAGGACTGGCATCAg GGGCGCTAGCCGGCTTAATAGACATTGCTGCTGACTGGATGACTGATCTAAAGGAGGGCATTTGTCTTAGTGCGTTGTGGTACAACCATGAACAGTGCTGTTGGGGATCAAATGAAACAACATTTGAAGAGAGGGATAAGTGTCCACAGTGGAAAACATGGGCAGAGCTAATCATAGGTCAAGCAGAG GGCCCTGGGTCTTACATCATGAACTACATAATGTACATCTTCTGGGCTTTGAGTTTTGCCTTTCTTGCTGTATCTCTGGTAAAGGTATTTGCTCCATATgcctgtggctctggcattccaGAG attaaaactattttgagtggATTTATCATCAGAGGCTACCTGGGAAAATGGACTTTAATGATTAAAACCATCACGTTGGTACTGGCTGTGGCATCAGGTTTGAGTTTAGGAAAAGAAGGTCCCTTGGTACATGTTGCCTGTTGCTGTGGAAATATTTTTTCCTACCTCTTTCCAAAGTATAGCACAAATGAAGCAAAAAAGAGGGAG GTGCTGTCAGCTGCCTCAGCTGCAGGTGTTTCTGTAGCCTTTGGTGCACCAATTGGAGGAGTTCTCTTTAGTCTAGAGGAG gtTAGCTATTACTTTCCTCTCAAAACTTTATGGAGATCATTTTTTGCTGCTTTAGTGGCTGCATTTGTTTTGAGATCCATCAATCCATTTGGTAACAGCCGCCTGGTCCTTTTTTATGTGGAGTATCATACACCATGGTACCTTTTTGAACTATTCCCTTTTATTCTCCTAGGAGTATTTGGAGGGCTTTGGGGAGCCTTTTTTATTAGGGCAAATATTGCCTGGTGTCGTCGACGCAAATCCACCAAATTTGGAAAGTATCCTGTTCTTGAAGTCATTATTGTTGCAGCCATCACTGCTGTGATAGCCTTCCCTAACCCATACACTAGGCTCAACACCAGTGAACTAATTAAAGAGCTTTTTACAGATTGTGGTCCCCTGGAATCCTCTTCTCTTTGTGACTACAGAAATGACATGAATGCCAGTAAAATTGTCGACGACATTCCTGATCGTCCAGCGGGCGTTGGAGTGTACTCGGCTATCTGGCAACTTTGCTTAGCACTCATATTTAAAATCATAATGACAGTGTTCACTTTTGGGATCAAG GTCCCATCAGGCTTGTTCATCCCCAGCATGGCTATTGGAGCAATCGCGGGGAGGATTGTGGGGATTGCCGTGGAGCAGCTTGCCTACTATCACCATGACTGGTTTATCTTCAAGGAGTGGTGTGAGGTCGGGGCTGACTGCATCACACCTGGTCTTTATGCCATGGTTGGTGCTGCTGCATGCCTAG GTGGTGTGACAAGAATGACTGTCTCCCTGGTGGTTATTGTTTTTGAGCTTACTGGAGGCTTGGAATACATTGTTCCCCTCATGGCTGCAGTAATGACCAGTAAATGGGTTGGTGATGCCTTTGGTAGGGAAGGCATTTATGAAGCACACATCCGGTTAAATGGATACCCTTTCCTGGATGCAAAAGAAGAATTCACTCATACCACTCTGGCTGCTGATGTCATGAGACCTAGAAGGAATGACCCTCCCTTAGCTGTCTTGACACAGGACAATATGACAGTAGATGACATAGAAAACATGATTAATGAAACCAGCTACAATGGCTTTCCTGTCATAATGTCAAAGGAATCTCAGAGATTAGTGGGATTTGCTCTCAGAAGAGACCTGACAATTGCAATAG AAAGCGccagaaagaaacaagaaggcaTCGTCGGCAGCTCTAGGGTGTGTTTTGCACAGCATACCCCATCGCTTCCAGCAGAAAGTCCTCGGCCACTGAAACTTCGAAGCATCCTGGACATGAGCCCTTTTACAGTGACAGACCATACCCCAATGGAGATTGTGGTGGACATCTTCCGAAAGTTGGGGCTGAGGCAGTGCCTTGTAACTCACAACGG GATTGTCTTGGGGATCATCACTAAGAAGAACATTTTAGAGCATCTCGAGCAACTAAAGCAGCACGTGGAGCCCTTG GCGCCTCCTTGGCATTATAACAAAAAAAGATATCCTCCGTCATATGGCCCAGACGGCAAACCAAGACCCCGCATCAATAATGTTCAACTGAATTCcatagatgaagagagagaagaaacagaagaggAAGTTCGTCTGTTGAGTAGCACAACTCTTTAA